The genomic window GAACTCTAGTCCCGCTCGACGGTCGCGACACCCCTTCGAGCGGTGTCAGTATGCAACTGAAGGGTTGCAGAGGCGCGCGATCCCTGCGACCATCGACACATCGCAACCGAGGGGTTGCGATGTCGCCCGAGAGGATGGATCATCATGACCATGACCGACAACCAGCCCGCCGTCGTCGACGACGCGGCGTTCACGGTGCGACGCACCATCCGCATCGAAGCGCCGGTCGAGCGGGTCTGGGCCGCCGTCACCGAACCCGAGCACATCTCCGCGTGGTTCGGCCGCACCGAGCTCGACGCCCGCGGCCCGGGGGCCGAGGGCACGATGACCTTCGCCGGCTACGGCGCCGTGCCGATCCGCGTCGAGGCGATGGACGCCCCGCGGTCGGTGACGTACCGCTGGGGCAACGACGACGCGCTCGGCCGCCTGCCTGACACGCTCGACGAGTCGACCTCGACCGTGTTCACCTTCACGCTCGAACCGCTGGCCGACGGCACGCAGCTCACGGTCGTCGAGACCGGCTTCGAGCGCACCTCCGATCCCGCCGCCAACATGGCCTCGCACGCCGAGGGCTGGGGCTCCGAGCTCGACAAGCTCGTCGACCTGCTCGAGGGCGTCGGCGTCGGGGCGGCCGAGGGCCACTCGTGACCACCGCGACGCTCGTGCCGATGTTCGCCGCGCTCGGCGACGAGACCCGGTGGAGCATCCTGGCCGCCCTCGGCGAGGGCGACGCCTCCGCATCGGCCCTCGCCGGGCGCCTGCCCGTCACGCGGCAGGCGATCGCGAAGCACCTCGCCGTCCTGCAGCAGGTGGGCCTCGTCGAGCCGTTCCGCGTCGGCCGCGAGGTGCGCTACCGGGTGGTCGGATCGCAGCTCAGCGAGACGGCGCGCCGCCTCGACGCGATCGGCGCCGAGTGGGACCGCCGCCTCGCCGTGATCAAGGAGATCGCCGAGGGGCGCTAGGCCGCACGATCGGGACATGGTCATCGAACCTCCGCCTCCCTCCCAGCCGGATCCGCCGGTCGCGCACGATCGTCGTGGCGCCCTCCTGGCCGACGCGCGGGTGCGTGCGGCCGGGCGTCGGCCCGCGGAGCTGCTCGCGCAGTGGCGTCAGGACGACACGGTGGCTCCGTCGGGGGTGGATCAGCGCACCTCCGTCGCTCTCGACGCGTTGGCGCTCGAGGCGGCGCCGGACTACGACGCCCTCCTGCTCTCACCCGTCGCACCGCTCGGGACCGCGTCGCGCCTTGCCCCGACCTCGCAGGACCGGACGCTCTCGACCATCCGTCCGACCGAGGTCGTCTCCGATCCCACCAACGTCCTCGCCCTCGAGGCGGCGCGCCGGCTGCAGGAGGCACCGGGCCGCGATGCACGACTCTGCACCGTGCACCAGGTCCTCCGCATGCAGGCAGCACCC from Agromyces aurantiacus includes these protein-coding regions:
- a CDS encoding SRPBCC family protein, whose translation is MTMTDNQPAVVDDAAFTVRRTIRIEAPVERVWAAVTEPEHISAWFGRTELDARGPGAEGTMTFAGYGAVPIRVEAMDAPRSVTYRWGNDDALGRLPDTLDESTSTVFTFTLEPLADGTQLTVVETGFERTSDPAANMASHAEGWGSELDKLVDLLEGVGVGAAEGHS
- a CDS encoding ArsR/SmtB family transcription factor → MTTATLVPMFAALGDETRWSILAALGEGDASASALAGRLPVTRQAIAKHLAVLQQVGLVEPFRVGREVRYRVVGSQLSETARRLDAIGAEWDRRLAVIKEIAEGR